One part of the Diadema setosum chromosome 22, eeDiaSeto1, whole genome shotgun sequence genome encodes these proteins:
- the LOC140244995 gene encoding toll-like receptor 3 translates to MISQFEKNLLSDTRNLTLLYLHTNHLTMISANTFIPQTLVRLDISNNPFVCDCSLTWFLNWLQTTNVITSPSNETRCSQASFKVLVNLPLEEFHPGDFCGINTPLISGLTSGSVLVILLGFLIYRKRWWLKYKIFLLKLFVLGYHQQEEDQADEYEYQLNIMCHDDDDDWVHGVLRPALEERMPHLQRVAYGDEAFRATMYYIDAVHHIIENSYKTVLLLSNHCADDAWFITKVRVALEHVNDTGLDKVLLVFLEDIPDERLPYLVRLFLSRDRPNLLWTEDHDGQDLFWAYFEKCMRTNPQINHALPI, encoded by the coding sequence ATGATATCTCAGTTTGAGAAAAACTTACTCAGTGACACTCGGAATCTCACATTGTTGTACCTTCACACTAATCATCTTACTATGATTTCAGCAAACACATTTATACCACAGACTCTTGTTCGCCTTGATATATCCAACAATCCTTTCGTTTGTGACTGCAGCTTAACGTGGTTCCTAAATTGGCTACAAACGACCAACGTTATTACCTCTCCAAGTAATGAAACCCGGTGTTCACAGGCTTCTTTCAAAGTACTTGTGAACCTGCCACTTGAAGAATTCCATCCAGGCGACTTTTGTGGAATCAACACACCACTCATCTCTGGACTCACATCCGGCAGTGTCTTAGTAATCTTGCTGGGATTCTTGATTTACAGGAAACGTTGGTGGCTGAAATACAAGATTTTCTTGCTGAAACTTTTTGTATTGGGGTATCATCAACAAGAAGAAGACCAGGCAGATGAATATGAGTATCAGCTCAACATCATGtgccatgatgatgatgatgactgggTTCATGGTGTCCTCAGACCTGCACTGGAAGAGAGGATGCCTCATCTCCAACGTGTTGCCTATGGCGATGAGGCGTTCAGGGCTACAATGTACTACATTGACGCTGTCCACCACATCATCGAGAACAGCTACAAGACTGTCCTGCTGCTTAGCAACCACTGTGCTGATGATGCCTGGTTCATCACCAAGGTCAGAGTGGCTCTGGAGCATGTGAATGACACAGGACTTGACAAAGTCCTCCTGGTATTTTTGGAGGACATACCCGATGAGCGACTGCCATACCTGGTAAGACTCTTTCTGAGCAGAGACAGGCCTAATCTGCTTTGGACTGAGGACCATGATGGCCAAGATTTGTTTTGGGCCTACTTTGAGAAGTGCATGCGGACAAATCCGCAGATCAATCATGCTCTTCCGATCTAA